One segment of Nomia melanderi isolate GNS246 chromosome 10, iyNomMela1, whole genome shotgun sequence DNA contains the following:
- the LOC116428779 gene encoding uncharacterized protein LOC116428779, which produces MKSHKGREQSIDFIENDLIPEMVHDRRFCEPGSREFVEFDSATVRLVELSHTSEIYRVETVIRFSGEPTNFPLLVKLFPEEGEEEEEERSRTSFAAYQNEEMFYAKMTSKYGDDLAPKCYLADLGRYGRPVFVLEDLEAVGYSQADGELDEDHLKLCVEVLGKFHGRGLRLKATEPPVFREFEAKLLEITLTEESMKHYEKKSSRLIDIVEGMPDPTLAEKVKLKLIKSPMETVKSIASEVNELATICHGHFSHDNLLFKYQNGKPIDVKVIDWQTMRYCSPAVDLGPILLYNMRFENGPSELEAMLTMYVDTVKSEYPEIASEGLKKDIVDKLLFACLILSFQEHISDDELTRIIQQAERLNIFD; this is translated from the exons ATGAAGTCCCATAAGGGCCGTGAGCAGAGTATCGATTTTATCGAGAACGATCTGATACCGGAGATGGTGCATGATCGCCGGTTCTGCGAGCCGGGTTCGCGGGAGTTCGTCGAGTTCGACTCGGCAACCGTGCGGCTCGTCGAGCTGAGCCACACCAGTGAAATCTACCGCGTGGAGACTGTCATTCGGTTCTCCGGCGAGCCGACTAACTTCCCCTTGTTAGTGAAACTGTTTCcggaggagggggaggaggaagaggaggagcgGTCCCGTACGTCGTTCGCCGCGTACCAAAACGAAGAAATGTTTTACGCGAAGATGACAAGCAAGTACGGCGACGATCTCGCGCCGAAGTGTTATCTGGCTGATTTAGGGCGTTACGGGAGACCGGTGTTCGTGCTGGAGGATCTTGAGGCGGTCGGATACTCGCAGGCGGACGGTGAATTGGACGAGGATCACTTGAAATTGTGCGTGGAGGTTCTGGGAAAGTTCCACGGTAGAGGTCTCAGATTGAAGGCCACGGAGCCACCGGTCTTCAGGGAGTTCGAGGCGAAGCTGCTTGAAATTACTCTCACCGAGGAATCAATGAAGCATTACGAGAAAAAATCTTCCAG ACTAATTGACATCGTCGAAGGAATGCCGGATCCGACGTTAGCCGAGAAGGTGAAGCTGAAGTTGATTAAGAGCCCGATGGAGACGGTGAAGAGTATTGCGTCGGAGGTGAATGAGCTTGCCACGATCTGCCACGGTCATTTTTCACACGATAACCTACTGTTCAAATACCAGAACGGGAAACCGATCGACGTGAAGGTGATCGACTGGCAAACAATGAGGTACTGTTCACCGGCCGTCGATCTCGGGCCCATTCTACTGTATAATATGAGGTTCGAGAACGGCCCGTCTGAACTTGAAGCGATGTTGACGATGTACGTGGACACCGTCAAGTCTGAGTATCCCGAGATAGCCAGTGAAGGATTGAAGAAGGACATCGTCGACAAGCTTCTGTTCGCGTGTCTTATCTTATCCTTCCAGGAACACATAAGCGACGACGAGCTCACGCGGATTATTCAACAAGCGGAACGATTAAACATCTTCGATTGA